The Desulfurella sp. genome segment TGCAACAATAATACCCACATTAAGTAGGATTATAGTATCAAACCATTCACCTGCAGTTACCATCCATAAAAAATTCCAATGGAACCTGCTCATAGGTAACCTTTCAAGCCTTTCAGATATATTCTCTAATTGGCCCTGTTTTTCCATACCAAACCTCCAAAAAGAATAAATTATAAATTGTATAAATCAATTCCCTTAGTTTCTTTTGAAAGCAATGCTGAAGATAGAATCATTAATTCTCCTATCATTATAAAAATACCCCACAATATAAAGAAAGAAGGTGAAGATATTTTTATTATTAGCAACAACAGTGCTACACTCCATTGACCTAAAATAAAACCACCATTAAAAGATGCTCCAACACCAGTATTTCTTACAATAGTAGAAAATTTTTCAGCCAAAAAAGAAGGCATTACCCCAAATATGCCTGTTGTTATAAAAGCCAGAACACTAGAAAGTAAAACTATTTCATAAAAATTTAATATATGAGTAATTAAATATGTTAGTCCTACTGAAAATACAATAGCTGTAATAGAATAAATTATTATTATCTTTTTTCTTCCTATTTTATCACTAATATAACCTGACAAAATATAACCCACAAGAGATGATAAAATTGCTACTATTACAACATAGAGGAATTTTGGAAATAAAATAAATTTATGAAATGATAAAATAGTTGGATAGAAACCAAGCGTAAGACCATATATCCAAGCTATTCCTGTCATAGCAAGAATGCCTGTTAATAAACCATTGAGTTCTTTTTTCCTGGTAAATATTTCTTTTAATGGCTTACGAAGTTTCTTGTTTCTAGACGTTTCTTCCCATAAAGCAGATTCTGGCATTCTATATCTTACAATAAGACCTAATAATGCAGCAATAGAGCCTATCCAGAACATCCATCTCCACCCATACTCTAAAAAATCTTTACCTAAAAAATAATGCAACAATAGAAATATAATTGCTGCAAAAGTATAACCTATAGGGAATCCAGCCTGTAAAGCTGCTCCCCAAATACCTTTTTTTTGTTTATCAACTGATTCTTGTATTATAACAGCACTACTACCATACTCGCCGCCTGCAAAAAATCCTGTTATAATTCTAAAAACTACAAGTAATAAAGGAGCAAAAATCCCTATCTTTGAATAGGTTGGTAGAAACCCTGTAAGAAAAACAGATAATCCTAACCCAACAAGTGTTACAATCATAGATTTTTTTCTCCCTATTTTATCACCTAATGCGCCAAAATAAATTCCACCTATAGGTCTAAAAACAAAAGTTGTTGTAGCAATGCTCCATGCTCCAACTATAGCAAAAGTGGAATTAATGGAAAAGAATTGAGATGCTAATATTGGAATCAATAAAAACATAGCACCTATATTAAATGAATCTAAAATCCATCCGGCCAATGCACCAAAATAAATCGTTTTTATACCTACTTTTTCTGATTCCACATTTACCTCC includes the following:
- a CDS encoding MFS transporter, whose protein sequence is MESEKVGIKTIYFGALAGWILDSFNIGAMFLLIPILASQFFSINSTFAIVGAWSIATTTFVFRPIGGIYFGALGDKIGRKKSMIVTLVGLGLSVFLTGFLPTYSKIGIFAPLLLVVFRIITGFFAGGEYGSSAVIIQESVDKQKKGIWGAALQAGFPIGYTFAAIIFLLLHYFLGKDFLEYGWRWMFWIGSIAALLGLIVRYRMPESALWEETSRNKKLRKPLKEIFTRKKELNGLLTGILAMTGIAWIYGLTLGFYPTILSFHKFILFPKFLYVVIVAILSSLVGYILSGYISDKIGRKKIIIIYSITAIVFSVGLTYLITHILNFYEIVLLSSVLAFITTGIFGVMPSFLAEKFSTIVRNTGVGASFNGGFILGQWSVALLLLIIKISSPSFFILWGIFIMIGELMILSSALLSKETKGIDLYNL